The following coding sequences lie in one Vanessa tameamea isolate UH-Manoa-2023 chromosome 17, ilVanTame1 primary haplotype, whole genome shotgun sequence genomic window:
- the LOC113400383 gene encoding SH2 domain-containing protein 4B-like — MLQQILRDMWVDPEILAELDETQKQTLFCKMREEQVRRWQVWDQKVSKEENERKIQTNGKKQVQFLNGEDGEPWVWVMGEHPDDQSIESILAEEARQRALTQAREEAHQLRKSVEKELTHLIDYKPLDSLEQKFDLSPKNVDSLEESFDLYCTVDELRQRIEELEPEVKEKSDIETEKDYCDEHLKLNLKKSTLQFNFIEGKRDAIQDASVPRAGDGVSLRVAAWERRVAAARAGDILRGLRARRARTLRDAQLQAQDEDAVWREQERKAKEAEAAMRQIARAAREAHRRAAPDEQAAPTPALPADKPPNREAVLEWFRTHEVKRGVGLDENNKPVDWFHGLISRSESERLLSSRAEGSFLVRVSERVWGYALSYRGERCKHYLVDARGGAYRLLGDAQRAHRSLADLINYHRTTAITESGGELLSAPCPPARPPVV, encoded by the exons ATGCTGCAACAGATCTTGAGGGACATGTGGGTGGATCCGGAGATCCTCGCCGAGCTCGACGAGACACAAAAACAAACGCTCTTCTGCAAGATGCGCGAGGAACAG gTGCGTCGATGGCAGGTTTGGGACCAGAAAGTAAGCAAAGAGGAGAATGAGCGAAAAATCCAAACAAATGGAAAGAAGCAGGTGCAGTTCTTGAACGGAGAAGACGGGGAGCCATGG GTTTGGGTAATGGGAGAGCACCCTGACGATCAATCTATTGAGAGCATTCTAGCCGAAGAGGCCCGTCAGCGTGCACTCACACAAGCGCGCGAGGAAGCCCACCAGCTCCGCAAGTCTGTTGAGAAGGAGCTCACACATTTAATTGACTACAAACCCTTGGACAGTTTGGAACAG aAATTCGACTTGTCCCCAAAAAACGTTGATTCTCTCGAAGAAAGCTTTGATTTGTATTGTACAGTTGATGAGCTTCGGCAAAGAATCGAGGAACTAGAGCCCGAAGTCAAGGAGAAGAGTGACATAGAAACTGAGAAGGATTATTGCGATGAACACCTCAAGTTGAACCTCAAGAAGAGTACATTGCAGTTCAATTTTATTGAAGGAAAACGGGATGCTATACAG GACGCCAGCGTGCCCCGCGCGGGCGACGGCGTGAGCCTGCGCGTGGCGGCGTGGGAGCGGCGCGTGGCGGCCGCGCGCGCCGGGGACATCCTGCGCGGCCTGCGGGCCCGCCGCGCGCGCACGCTGCGGGACGCGCAGCTGCAGGCGCAGGACGAGGACGCCGTGTGGAGGGAGCAGG AGCGTAAAGCGAAGGAGGCGGAGGCCGCCATGCGACAGATCGCTCGCGCGGCGCGGGAGGCGCaccgccgcgccgcgcccgaCGAGCAGGCCGCGCCCACACCCGCGCTCCCAG CCGACAAACCCCCAAACAGAGAGGCGGTACTGGAATGGTTCAGGACTCATGAAGTGAAACGAGGAGTGGGCTTAGACGAGAACAACAAACCGGTTGACTGGTTTCACG GCCTGATCAGCCGATCCGAGTCGGAGCGGCTGCTGAGCTCGCGCGCCGAGGGCAGCTTCCTGGTGCGCGTGTCGGAGCGCGTGTGGGGCTACGCGCTGTCGTACCGCGGCGAGCGCTGCAAGCACTACCTCGTGGACGCCCGCGGCGGCGCCTACCGCCTGCTGGGCGACGCGCAGCGCGCGCACCGCTCGCTCG CCGACCTCATCAACTACCACAGGACGACGGCCATCACCGAGAGCGGCGGCGAGCTGCTGTCGGCGCCGTGCCCGCCCGCGCGCCCGCCCGTCGTGTAG